A genomic region of Balaenoptera ricei isolate mBalRic1 chromosome 21, mBalRic1.hap2, whole genome shotgun sequence contains the following coding sequences:
- the RNF122 gene encoding RING finger protein 122 isoform X1 produces the protein MHPFQWCNGCFCGLGLVSTNKSCSMPPISFQDLPLNIYMVIFGTGIFVFMLSLIFCCYFISKLRNQAQSERYGYKEVVLKGDAKKLQLYGQTCAVCLEDFKGKDDLGVLSCQHAFHRKCLVKWLEVRCVCPMCNKPIAGPSEATQSIGILLDELV, from the exons ATGCACCCATTCCAGTGGTGTAACG GGTGTTTCTGCGGCCTGGGACTGGTGAGCACCAACAAGTCCTGCTCAATGCCACCCATCAGTTTCCAAGACCTTCCCCTCAACATCTACATGGTCATCTTTGGCACAGGCATCTTCGTCTTCATGCTCAGCCTCATCTTCTGCTGCTATTTTATCAG CAAACTCCGGAACCAGGCACAGAGCGAACGGTACGGATATAAAGAG GTGGTGCTTAAAGGTGATGCCAAGAAGTTACAGTTATATGGG CAGACCTGTGCAGTCTGTCTGGAAGACTTCAAGGGGAAGGATGATCTGGGTGTGCTCTCATGCCAACATGCCTTTCACCGCAA GTGTCTGGTGAAGTGGCTGGAAGTACGCTGCGTCTGCCCCATGTGTAACAAGCCCATTGCTGGTCCCTCAGAGGCCACCCAGAGCATCGGGATCCTATTGGATGAGCTGGTGTGA
- the RNF122 gene encoding RING finger protein 122 isoform X2 — protein MHPFQWCNGCFCGLGLVSTNKSCSMPPISFQDLPLNIYMVIFGTGIFVFMLSLIFCCYFISKLRNQAQSERYGYKEVVLKGDAKKLQLYGTCAVCLEDFKGKDDLGVLSCQHAFHRKCLVKWLEVRCVCPMCNKPIAGPSEATQSIGILLDELV, from the exons ATGCACCCATTCCAGTGGTGTAACG GGTGTTTCTGCGGCCTGGGACTGGTGAGCACCAACAAGTCCTGCTCAATGCCACCCATCAGTTTCCAAGACCTTCCCCTCAACATCTACATGGTCATCTTTGGCACAGGCATCTTCGTCTTCATGCTCAGCCTCATCTTCTGCTGCTATTTTATCAG CAAACTCCGGAACCAGGCACAGAGCGAACGGTACGGATATAAAGAG GTGGTGCTTAAAGGTGATGCCAAGAAGTTACAGTTATATGGG ACCTGTGCAGTCTGTCTGGAAGACTTCAAGGGGAAGGATGATCTGGGTGTGCTCTCATGCCAACATGCCTTTCACCGCAA GTGTCTGGTGAAGTGGCTGGAAGTACGCTGCGTCTGCCCCATGTGTAACAAGCCCATTGCTGGTCCCTCAGAGGCCACCCAGAGCATCGGGATCCTATTGGATGAGCTGGTGTGA